In the genome of Desulfuromonas sp. DDH964, one region contains:
- the alaS gene encoding alanine--tRNA ligase, with translation MTGNELRSRFLRYFAERGHTVIASSSLIPHNDPTLLFTNAGMNQFKDCFLGNEKRDYVRAATSQKCVRAGGKHNDLENVGRTARHHTFFEMLGNFSFGDYFKKEAIAYAWEFLTKDLQLDKSRLYVTVYNDDDEAAAIWHEQEGVPKERIFRFGEKDNFWSMGDTGPCGPCSEIFWDNGPTVGCGRPECAVGCDCDRYMEIWNNVFMQFDRAKDGTLTPLPKPAVDTGMGLERITTVMQGVTSNYDTDLLRGIIAFVEQLSGKRYGADADHDVSMRVIADHSRATAYLIADGVLPANEGRGYVLRRIMRRAMRHARMLGFDTPVLYRAAVFVLESMAGAYPEEARRREFVARVVKNEEERFIQTLGNGLRILEEEIDRLRQAGESAISGETVFKLYDTFGFPIDLTADIVEKDGFTLDEAGFEACMEEQRRKAREHWKGSGEAAIAGIYRKLLESGLRSEFTGYQATFGDGTITALLREGAQVETAAAGEEVEVISSQTPFYGESGGQIGDRGRILAAGAELEVLDTRKPLPELTVHVARVVSGTIHCGDAVNLQVDQQARQATALNHTATHILQAVLVELLGDHVKQAGSLVSPERLRFDFTHFSALTAVEIEEIERRVNLRIRQNQGVEVDEMAADAAIAAGATALFGEKYGERVRVVRVGDFSMELCGGTHTQAAGDIGLFKILQESGIAAGVRRIEAVTGARALAAVQQQENALEGLARLLKSEPTQLEPRLQRLLERQKELEREIETLQARFNANRSLQLVEQATEVAGVKLLAARTDGLDGKQLRELADQLRERLASGVIVLAASDGARVSLLVAVTRDLTGRVQAGALIKPLAEAVGGRGGGRPDLAQAGGNDPGQLDAALARVPQLLADLLG, from the coding sequence ATAACCGGAAACGAACTCCGCAGCCGCTTTCTCCGCTACTTCGCCGAGCGCGGCCACACCGTGATCGCCTCGTCGTCGCTGATCCCCCACAACGACCCGACGCTCCTCTTCACCAACGCCGGCATGAACCAGTTCAAGGACTGCTTCCTCGGCAACGAAAAGCGCGACTACGTGCGGGCGGCGACCTCGCAGAAGTGCGTGCGCGCCGGCGGCAAGCACAACGACCTCGAGAATGTCGGGCGCACCGCCCGCCATCACACCTTTTTCGAGATGCTCGGCAACTTCTCCTTCGGCGACTACTTCAAGAAGGAGGCGATCGCCTACGCCTGGGAGTTTTTGACCAAGGACCTGCAACTCGACAAGAGCCGGCTCTATGTCACCGTCTACAACGACGACGACGAAGCGGCGGCGATCTGGCACGAGCAGGAGGGGGTCCCGAAGGAGCGCATCTTCCGCTTCGGCGAGAAGGACAACTTCTGGTCGATGGGGGACACCGGACCCTGCGGACCCTGCAGCGAGATCTTCTGGGACAACGGCCCCACGGTCGGCTGCGGCCGCCCCGAATGCGCCGTCGGTTGCGACTGCGACCGCTACATGGAGATCTGGAACAACGTCTTCATGCAGTTCGACCGCGCCAAGGACGGCACCCTGACCCCGCTGCCGAAACCGGCGGTTGACACCGGCATGGGGCTGGAGCGGATCACCACGGTGATGCAGGGAGTCACCTCGAACTACGATACCGACCTGCTGCGCGGAATCATCGCCTTTGTCGAACAGCTCAGCGGCAAGCGCTACGGCGCCGATGCCGATCACGACGTCTCGATGCGGGTCATCGCCGACCACAGCCGCGCCACCGCCTACCTGATCGCCGACGGCGTGCTGCCGGCCAACGAGGGTCGCGGCTACGTGCTGCGCCGGATCATGCGCCGCGCCATGCGCCATGCCCGGATGCTCGGCTTCGACACCCCGGTTCTCTACCGTGCGGCGGTCTTCGTCCTCGAGTCGATGGCCGGCGCCTACCCGGAAGAAGCGCGGCGCAGGGAGTTCGTCGCCCGCGTCGTGAAAAACGAGGAGGAGCGCTTCATCCAGACCCTCGGCAATGGCCTGCGCATCCTCGAAGAAGAGATTGACCGGCTGCGCCAGGCCGGCGAGTCGGCGATTTCGGGGGAGACGGTCTTCAAGCTTTACGACACCTTCGGCTTCCCGATCGACCTGACCGCCGACATCGTCGAGAAGGACGGCTTCACCCTCGACGAGGCCGGCTTCGAGGCTTGCATGGAAGAGCAGCGCCGCAAGGCCCGCGAGCACTGGAAGGGGTCGGGGGAGGCGGCCATCGCCGGCATCTACCGCAAGCTCCTTGAGTCGGGACTGCGCAGCGAGTTCACCGGCTACCAGGCGACCTTCGGCGACGGCACCATCACCGCCCTGCTCAGGGAGGGCGCCCAGGTCGAGACCGCCGCGGCCGGTGAGGAGGTCGAGGTGATCTCTTCGCAGACTCCCTTCTATGGCGAGTCGGGGGGGCAGATCGGCGACCGCGGCCGGATTCTCGCCGCCGGCGCCGAGCTGGAAGTTCTCGATACCCGCAAGCCCCTCCCTGAACTGACGGTCCATGTCGCCCGGGTCGTCTCCGGCACCATTCATTGTGGTGACGCGGTCAACCTCCAGGTCGACCAGCAGGCGCGCCAGGCGACCGCCCTCAACCACACAGCCACCCACATCCTGCAGGCGGTGCTGGTCGAACTGCTCGGCGACCATGTCAAGCAGGCCGGTTCCCTGGTCTCCCCGGAGCGGCTGCGCTTCGACTTCACCCACTTCTCGGCGCTAACGGCCGTGGAAATCGAAGAGATCGAACGCCGCGTCAACCTGCGCATCCGCCAGAACCAGGGGGTCGAGGTCGATGAAATGGCGGCCGACGCCGCCATTGCCGCAGGCGCCACCGCCCTCTTCGGCGAGAAGTACGGCGAACGGGTGCGGGTGGTGCGGGTCGGCGATTTCTCGATGGAACTGTGTGGTGGCACCCACACCCAGGCCGCCGGCGACATCGGCCTCTTCAAGATCCTTCAGGAGAGCGGCATCGCCGCCGGCGTGCGCCGTATCGAAGCGGTCACCGGCGCCCGGGCGCTGGCCGCCGTGCAGCAGCAGGAGAACGCCCTGGAGGGCCTCGCCCGGCTCCTCAAGAGCGAACCGACCCAGCTCGAGCCGCGCCTGCAACGGCTGCTGGAGCGCCAGAAGGAGCTGGAGCGGGAGATTGAAACCCTGCAGGCCCGGTTCAACGCCAACCGCTCGCTGCAGCTCGTCGAGCAGGCGACCGAGGTGGCCGGGGTGAAACTCCTCGCGGCACGGACCGACGGCCTCGACGGCAAGCAGCTGCGCGAGCTGGCCGATCAGCTGCGCGAGCGCCTCGCCTCGGGTGTCATCGTCCTCGCCGCCAGCGATGGCGCGCGGGTCAGCCTGCTGGTGGCAGTCACCAGGGATCTGACCGGCCGGGTCCAGGCCGGTGCGCTGATCAAACCGCTGGCCGAAGCGGTGGGCGGTCGCGGCGGCGGCCGTCCCGACCTCGCCCAGGCCGGCGGGAATGACCCCGGCCAGCTCGACGCCGCCCTCGCCCGGGTGCCGCAGCTCCTCGCCGACCTCCTCGGTTGA
- the thpR gene encoding RNA 2',3'-cyclic phosphodiesterase: MTRAFLAIPLPGEVRDRLHDLIAGLRADLPAVRWSRPETLHLTLRFFGDLDEESLEKIGKIMLSIGRLHAPFAVDLIGLGSFPAANRARVFWLGVRDRGELAALHDAFERQLPDAGIPREQRPFFPHLTLGRHRGSGLAAGPLLARHGEWDCGRLPVTRLVLYESRLRPGGALHLPRHSVPLGAAAPRSGTVNQ; encoded by the coding sequence ATGACCCGTGCCTTCCTCGCCATCCCCCTTCCCGGGGAAGTCCGCGACCGGTTGCATGATTTGATTGCGGGGTTGCGCGCCGACCTCCCGGCAGTCCGCTGGAGCCGGCCTGAAACCCTTCACCTGACGCTGCGCTTTTTCGGCGACCTCGACGAAGAATCGCTTGAAAAAATAGGCAAAATCATGCTATCGATAGGGCGCCTGCACGCCCCTTTCGCCGTCGACCTGATCGGCCTCGGCAGCTTCCCCGCAGCGAACCGGGCCCGGGTTTTCTGGCTGGGAGTCCGCGACCGGGGGGAGTTGGCGGCGCTCCACGACGCCTTCGAACGACAGCTTCCGGATGCGGGTATCCCCCGAGAGCAGCGCCCCTTTTTCCCACACCTCACCCTCGGTCGGCACCGCGGATCAGGGCTTGCCGCCGGACCGCTGCTGGCCCGGCATGGGGAATGGGACTGTGGCCGGTTGCCGGTGACCCGCCTGGTCCTCTATGAAAGTCGCCTGCGACCGGGCGGAGCGCTCCATCTCCCCCGGCACAGCGTTCCCCTTGGCGCCGCGGCACCCCGGTCCGGAACCGTTAACCAGTAA
- a CDS encoding type IV pilus twitching motility protein PilT produces MQLNDILGMALKSRASDVHLKAGLPPIYRIDGALRPLPKAPRIGPDQTRQMALDIMNEQQQARFEQVHEVDLSYGVPGLGRFRVNVFAQRGSVSMVFRAIPFEIKSLDDLLLPPALKKIAMEPRGLILVTGATGSGKSTTLAAMIDFINANRTAHIVTIEDPIEYLHRDKKSIINQREVGFDTEGFDIALKSALRQDPDVILVGEMRDYETIETAITAAETGHLVLSTLHTIDAPETINRIISVFPPYQQRQVRLQLSAILKGVVSQRLVPRADGKGRVAAVEVMISSARVRELIDDKEKTRLLRDAIAQGFVSYGMQTFDQALMGLLQKKLITFDEALRQCSNPDDFKLKVSGISSASDLSWEDFEKDAPEEPGAGANDEQIDIERF; encoded by the coding sequence ATGCAACTCAACGACATCCTCGGCATGGCCCTCAAATCCCGCGCCTCGGACGTCCACCTCAAGGCCGGCCTGCCCCCCATCTACCGTATCGACGGTGCGCTGCGTCCGCTCCCCAAGGCGCCGCGCATCGGTCCCGACCAGACCCGGCAGATGGCCCTCGACATCATGAACGAGCAGCAGCAGGCGCGCTTCGAGCAGGTCCACGAGGTCGACCTCTCCTACGGCGTGCCGGGCCTCGGCCGCTTCCGCGTCAACGTCTTCGCCCAGCGCGGTTCGGTGTCGATGGTCTTCCGCGCCATTCCCTTTGAAATCAAGTCTCTCGACGACCTGCTGCTGCCGCCAGCGCTGAAAAAGATCGCCATGGAGCCGCGCGGACTGATCCTCGTTACCGGCGCCACCGGTTCCGGCAAGTCGACCACCCTGGCGGCGATGATCGACTTCATCAACGCCAACCGCACCGCCCACATCGTCACCATCGAAGATCCGATCGAGTACCTGCATCGCGACAAGAAAAGCATCATCAACCAGCGCGAGGTCGGCTTCGACACCGAGGGCTTCGACATCGCCCTGAAGAGCGCCCTGCGCCAGGATCCGGACGTCATCCTGGTCGGCGAGATGCGCGACTACGAGACGATCGAAACGGCGATCACCGCCGCCGAGACCGGTCACCTCGTCCTCTCGACCCTGCACACCATCGACGCCCCGGAGACGATCAACCGCATCATCTCGGTCTTCCCCCCCTACCAGCAGCGCCAGGTCCGGCTGCAGCTCTCGGCCATCCTCAAGGGGGTCGTCTCGCAGCGCCTGGTGCCGCGGGCCGACGGCAAGGGGCGCGTCGCCGCCGTCGAAGTCATGATCTCCTCGGCCCGGGTGCGCGAGCTGATCGACGACAAGGAAAAGACGCGGCTTTTGCGCGACGCCATCGCCCAGGGGTTCGTCTCCTACGGCATGCAGACCTTCGACCAGGCGCTGATGGGTCTTTTGCAGAAGAAGCTGATCACCTTCGACGAGGCGCTGCGTCAATGCTCCAACCCCGACGACTTCAAGCTCAAGGTCTCGGGGATCTCCTCCGCCTCCGACCTCTCCTGGGAGGACTTCGAAAAGGACGCTCCGGAAGAGCCCGGGGCGGGAGCGAATGACGAGCAGATCGACATCGAACGCTTCTGA
- a CDS encoding cupin domain-containing protein produces MSAGSVIRTAEQEEYPHPKHERFFLRDVVTATSNPALSVHRGRIEPGGEILPHTHDGQTETFYLLSGEAVCTMGEQQIPVAAGSCCVAPSGITHGLKNSGDAPVELLALFTPPLK; encoded by the coding sequence ATGTCAGCAGGAAGTGTCATCCGTACCGCCGAGCAGGAAGAATACCCCCATCCCAAGCATGAGCGCTTCTTCCTGCGCGACGTCGTCACCGCCACCAGCAATCCGGCGCTCTCGGTCCATCGCGGCCGCATCGAACCGGGGGGAGAAATCCTGCCCCACACCCACGACGGCCAGACCGAGACCTTCTACCTCCTCAGCGGCGAAGCGGTCTGCACCATGGGAGAGCAGCAGATTCCGGTCGCCGCCGGCAGCTGCTGCGTCGCGCCGTCGGGGATCACCCACGGCCTGAAAAACAGCGGCGATGCGCCGGTCGAGCTCCTGGCCCTCTTCACTCCACCCCTCAAGTAG
- a CDS encoding sensor histidine kinase, producing the protein MRLGFAEEPQLIQTIDGRSILVVDDEIVIRDLCSKVLKGYRILQAGNGEEALKMLERESVDIVLTDVMMPRMNGLDLLRQIKERLPNQLVVVMTGYADKEVILRALKADADDFINKPINLLQLKTTIDKVLEKKALKDELIHLKRMDRLKSDFLGLVSHKLKTPITAISLFIQNLARGVGGPGDAAFEQTLQLILEESNYLGYLIQDLLNYSDVILQEGLPQRELVDLGDLILKLLVERGGTAESKGVELTCTSSGPLPQLSLDRKRITFAIQALLDNAIKFTPSGGRVTLSSRVTADEIHLVVQDSGCGIPREELPKVFEKFYQVDPERTGQVRGFGLGLYYARLYVQDHGGSVRLESQPGLGTTVTLILPRD; encoded by the coding sequence GTGCGCCTTGGTTTCGCCGAAGAACCGCAACTGATCCAGACCATTGACGGGCGCAGCATCCTCGTCGTTGACGACGAGATTGTCATCCGCGACCTCTGCTCCAAGGTCCTCAAGGGATATCGCATCCTGCAGGCCGGCAATGGGGAGGAGGCGCTCAAGATGCTGGAGCGGGAGAGCGTCGACATCGTCCTCACCGACGTCATGATGCCCCGTATGAACGGTCTCGACCTCCTCCGCCAGATCAAGGAGCGCCTGCCGAACCAGTTGGTAGTGGTGATGACCGGCTACGCCGACAAGGAGGTCATCCTCCGTGCTCTCAAGGCCGATGCCGACGACTTCATCAACAAGCCGATCAACCTGCTGCAGCTCAAGACCACCATCGACAAGGTGCTCGAAAAGAAGGCGCTCAAGGACGAGCTGATTCACCTCAAGCGCATGGACCGGCTCAAATCCGATTTCCTCGGCCTGGTTTCGCACAAGCTGAAGACCCCGATAACCGCCATCTCCCTCTTTATCCAGAACCTCGCCCGCGGCGTCGGCGGCCCCGGTGATGCCGCCTTCGAGCAGACCCTGCAGCTGATCCTGGAGGAATCGAATTACCTCGGCTACCTGATCCAGGACCTCCTCAACTACAGTGATGTCATCCTCCAGGAAGGGCTGCCGCAGCGGGAGCTGGTCGACCTGGGTGACCTCATCCTGAAGCTGCTCGTCGAGCGCGGTGGCACGGCCGAGAGCAAGGGGGTCGAGCTGACCTGCACCAGCTCCGGGCCGCTGCCGCAACTCTCGCTCGACCGCAAGCGCATCACCTTCGCCATTCAGGCCCTGCTTGACAATGCCATCAAGTTCACCCCTTCCGGGGGCCGGGTCACCCTCTCCAGCCGGGTGACGGCGGACGAGATCCACCTGGTGGTGCAGGACTCCGGGTGCGGCATCCCGCGGGAAGAACTGCCCAAGGTCTTCGAGAAGTTTTACCAGGTCGACCCGGAGCGGACCGGCCAGGTCCGCGGCTTTGGCCTCGGGCTCTATTACGCCCGGCTCTATGTCCAGGATCATGGCGGTAGCGTCCGCCTCGAAAGCCAGCCCGGGCTTGGGACCACCGTGACGCTGATCCTGCCGCGCGACTGA
- the argB gene encoding acetylglutamate kinase — translation MQEIINKAKVLLEALPWIKRFSGATIVIKYGGHAMVEDRLKESFAQDIILMKYIGLNPVVVHGGGPQIGEVLKSMGIESRFEQGMRITDRATMDVVEMVLGGKVNKEIVANINRHGGKAVGLTGKDGNLIVARKLEMTRVNPETLTPEIIDIGMVGEVETVHPGVIRALEQSNFIPVIAPIGVGLQGETYNINADLVAGRIAGALKAEKLILLTDIEGVKDKDGRLISTIDISRVPALINDGTITGGMIPKLNCCVDAVEEGVKKTHIIDGRMEHACLLEIFTDKGIGTALARFEQ, via the coding sequence ATGCAAGAGATCATCAACAAGGCCAAGGTTCTGCTCGAAGCGCTCCCCTGGATCAAGCGCTTCTCCGGCGCCACCATTGTCATCAAGTACGGCGGCCACGCCATGGTCGAGGACCGGCTCAAGGAGTCCTTCGCCCAGGACATCATCCTGATGAAGTACATCGGCCTCAACCCGGTGGTGGTTCATGGCGGCGGCCCGCAGATCGGCGAGGTGCTCAAGTCGATGGGGATCGAGAGCCGCTTCGAGCAGGGGATGCGGATCACCGACCGGGCGACCATGGACGTGGTGGAGATGGTCCTCGGCGGCAAGGTCAACAAGGAGATCGTCGCCAACATCAACCGCCACGGCGGCAAGGCGGTCGGCCTGACCGGCAAGGACGGCAACCTGATCGTCGCCCGCAAGCTGGAGATGACCCGGGTCAACCCCGAGACCCTGACTCCGGAGATCATCGACATCGGCATGGTCGGCGAGGTCGAGACCGTCCACCCGGGCGTCATCCGCGCCCTCGAGCAGAGCAACTTCATCCCGGTGATCGCGCCGATCGGCGTCGGCCTGCAGGGGGAGACCTACAACATCAACGCCGATCTCGTCGCCGGCCGGATCGCCGGCGCTCTCAAGGCGGAGAAGCTGATCCTGCTCACCGATATCGAGGGGGTCAAGGACAAGGACGGACGACTGATCTCGACCATCGACATCTCCCGGGTTCCGGCCCTGATCAACGACGGCACCATTACCGGCGGCATGATCCCCAAGCTCAACTGCTGTGTCGACGCCGTCGAGGAGGGGGTCAAGAAGACCCACATCATCGACGGCCGCATGGAGCATGCCTGCCTGCTTGAAATCTTCACCGACAAGGGGATCGGTACTGCCCTCGCGAGGTTCGAACAATGA
- the recA gene encoding recombinase RecA, which translates to MAENNRERAIDLAMGQIEKQFGKGSIMRLGTDAVLPNVETISTGSLALDIALGVGGVPRGRIIEIFGPESSGKTTLALHIIAEAQKHGGISAFVDAEHALDIGYARKLGVKTDDLLVSQPDTGEQALEIVEVLVRSGAIDVLVVDSVAALVPRAEIEGEMGDSHMGLQARLMSQALRKLTGTISKSNCCVIFINQIRMKIGVMFGNPETTTGGNALKFYASLRMDIRRIAALKQGQDVIGNRTRVKVVKNKVAPPFKEAEFDIMYGAGISRVGDIVDLGAETGIIEKSGAWYSYAGERIGQGRENAKQFLTEHPETAAAIEARVTEHFGLHPAAAKEG; encoded by the coding sequence ATGGCAGAGAATAACCGCGAGCGCGCTATCGACCTGGCCATGGGCCAGATCGAAAAACAGTTCGGCAAGGGGAGCATCATGCGCCTCGGCACCGACGCTGTTCTCCCCAACGTGGAGACGATCTCCACCGGCTCGCTGGCCCTCGACATCGCCCTGGGCGTCGGCGGCGTCCCGCGCGGCCGCATCATCGAGATCTTCGGCCCCGAGTCCTCGGGGAAGACGACGCTGGCATTGCACATTATCGCCGAAGCCCAGAAGCATGGCGGCATCTCCGCCTTCGTCGATGCCGAGCATGCCCTCGACATCGGTTACGCCCGCAAGCTCGGCGTCAAGACCGACGACCTGCTCGTTTCCCAACCCGACACCGGGGAACAGGCGCTGGAGATCGTCGAGGTCCTGGTCCGCAGCGGCGCCATCGACGTGCTGGTGGTCGACTCGGTGGCGGCGCTCGTCCCCCGGGCCGAAATCGAGGGGGAGATGGGCGATTCCCACATGGGCCTGCAGGCGCGCCTGATGTCCCAGGCGCTGCGCAAGCTGACGGGGACCATCAGCAAGTCGAACTGCTGCGTCATCTTCATCAACCAGATCCGCATGAAGATCGGTGTCATGTTCGGCAACCCCGAGACGACCACCGGCGGCAACGCCCTCAAGTTCTACGCCTCCCTGCGCATGGACATCCGCCGCATCGCCGCCCTCAAGCAGGGGCAGGACGTGATCGGCAACCGCACCCGGGTCAAGGTGGTGAAGAACAAGGTCGCGCCCCCCTTCAAGGAAGCGGAGTTCGACATCATGTACGGTGCCGGCATCTCGCGGGTTGGCGATATCGTCGATCTCGGCGCCGAAACCGGCATCATCGAAAAGAGCGGCGCCTGGTACTCCTACGCCGGCGAACGGATCGGCCAGGGGCGCGAGAATGCCAAGCAGTTCCTCACCGAGCACCCGGAGACCGCCGCCGCCATCGAGGCCCGGGTCACGGAACACTTCGGACTCCACCCGGCCGCGGCCAAGGAAGGCTGA
- a CDS encoding regulatory protein RecX: MTSRSTSNASDPYLVALRLLTRCERSCSDLRQNLQQRGFEEGAIAAALQRCQELGYLDDARYARLRARSLVASGRAFGVRLKQDLLRHGIDPEEADAAIAEVGGDDPAGEQLAALLARRYPDFSWEEADDRLRRRVTGFFLRRGFPLPLVLTRLKQKRER, from the coding sequence ATGACGAGCAGATCGACATCGAACGCTTCTGATCCCTACCTAGTCGCTCTGCGCCTGCTCACGCGCTGCGAACGGAGCTGTTCCGACCTGCGCCAGAATCTGCAGCAGCGCGGCTTCGAGGAGGGGGCGATCGCCGCCGCCCTGCAGCGCTGCCAGGAGCTCGGCTACCTCGACGACGCCCGTTACGCACGGCTGCGGGCGCGCAGCCTGGTGGCCAGCGGGCGCGCCTTCGGGGTGCGCCTGAAGCAGGACCTGCTGCGCCACGGCATCGACCCGGAAGAGGCGGACGCCGCCATCGCCGAAGTCGGCGGCGACGATCCTGCCGGCGAACAGCTCGCCGCCCTCCTTGCGCGCCGCTACCCGGACTTTTCCTGGGAAGAGGCCGATGATCGCCTGCGGCGCCGGGTAACCGGCTTTTTCCTGCGCCGGGGATTTCCCCTTCCCCTGGTGCTGACCCGACTGAAACAGAAACGAGAGAGGTAG
- the hslU gene encoding ATP-dependent protease ATPase subunit HslU, producing the protein MTNFTPREIVSELDRYIVGQKGAKRAVAVALRNRWRRQQVPPELRDEIAPKNIIMIGPTGVGKTEIARRLARLAQAPFVKVEASKFTEVGYVGRDVESMVRDLLELAIILVKEEEAQAVRIKAEDLAEERLLELLLPGETASLAAQGEAGVAEHGSGTRDKLRQLLRQGKLDERYVELETQEVKMPMMEIFTPQGNEEMGINFKEMFGNLLPKKTKRRRVKVAEARELLIQTEAEKLVDMEKVLTLARERTEQSGIIFIDEIDKIASREGGHGPEISREGVQRDILPIVEGSTVNTKHGPVKTDHILFIAAGAFHVAKPSDLIPELQGRFPIRVELESLGEEEFVRILTEPKNALIRQYQALLATEGLDLEFTEDGIHEVARTAATVNDRTENIGARRLHTILEKLLEDLSFDAPERREKKIVIDAGFVRERLAEIVRDEDLSRYIL; encoded by the coding sequence GTGACCAATTTCACCCCGCGCGAGATCGTTTCCGAACTCGATCGCTATATCGTCGGCCAGAAGGGGGCGAAGCGCGCCGTCGCCGTGGCGCTGCGCAACCGCTGGCGCCGCCAGCAGGTGCCGCCAGAGCTGCGTGATGAAATCGCGCCGAAGAACATCATCATGATCGGCCCCACCGGCGTCGGCAAGACCGAGATCGCCCGGCGCCTGGCCAGGCTCGCCCAGGCCCCCTTCGTCAAGGTCGAGGCCTCCAAGTTCACCGAGGTCGGCTATGTCGGACGGGATGTCGAGAGCATGGTCCGCGACCTGCTCGAACTGGCGATCATCCTGGTCAAGGAAGAAGAGGCGCAGGCGGTCCGGATCAAGGCCGAGGACCTCGCCGAGGAGCGGCTCCTCGAGCTGCTGCTGCCCGGGGAGACGGCCAGCCTTGCCGCCCAGGGAGAGGCCGGGGTGGCCGAACACGGTTCGGGGACCCGGGACAAGCTGCGCCAGCTGCTGCGCCAGGGGAAGCTCGACGAACGCTACGTCGAACTCGAGACCCAGGAAGTGAAGATGCCGATGATGGAGATCTTCACCCCCCAGGGGAACGAGGAGATGGGAATCAACTTCAAGGAGATGTTCGGCAACCTGCTGCCCAAGAAGACCAAGCGGCGCCGGGTCAAGGTGGCCGAGGCCCGCGAGCTGCTGATCCAGACCGAGGCGGAAAAGCTGGTCGACATGGAGAAGGTCCTGACCCTGGCCCGGGAGCGGACCGAGCAGAGCGGCATCATCTTCATCGACGAGATCGACAAGATCGCCAGCCGCGAGGGGGGACACGGCCCGGAGATTTCCCGGGAAGGGGTCCAGCGCGACATCCTGCCGATCGTCGAGGGGAGCACCGTCAACACCAAGCACGGCCCGGTCAAGACCGACCACATCCTCTTCATCGCCGCCGGCGCCTTCCATGTCGCCAAGCCCTCGGACCTGATCCCGGAGCTGCAGGGGCGCTTTCCGATCCGCGTCGAACTGGAGAGCCTCGGCGAGGAGGAGTTCGTGCGCATCCTCACCGAGCCGAAGAACGCCCTGATCCGCCAGTACCAGGCGCTGCTCGCCACCGAGGGGCTCGACCTCGAATTTACCGAAGACGGCATTCACGAGGTGGCCCGCACCGCGGCGACGGTCAATGACCGCACCGAGAACATCGGCGCCCGCCGCCTGCACACGATCCTGGAGAAGCTCCTCGAGGACCTCTCCTTCGATGCTCCGGAACGGCGCGAGAAGAAGATCGTCATCGATGCCGGTTTTGTCCGGGAGCGCCTGGCGGAAATTGTCCGCGACGAGGACCTGTCGCGCTATATACTTTAG
- the hslV gene encoding ATP-dependent protease subunit HslV, whose protein sequence is MFKGTTILCVRREHDVAMAGDGQVTLGTTVMKHSACKLRRMHDGRVLAGFAGSTADAFTLFEKFDAKLQEYRGNLPRAAVALAKDWRTDRILRRLEALLIVADTSTTLVLSGAGDVIEPDDGIAAIGSGGPYAQAAAQALVAHSTLTAAAIAEEALKIAAGICIYTNDRIAVEVLP, encoded by the coding sequence ATGTTCAAAGGGACAACAATCCTCTGTGTACGCAGGGAGCACGACGTGGCCATGGCCGGTGACGGTCAGGTGACCCTCGGCACGACGGTGATGAAACACTCTGCCTGCAAGCTGCGGCGCATGCATGACGGCAGGGTTCTCGCCGGTTTTGCCGGCAGCACCGCCGATGCCTTCACCCTTTTCGAAAAGTTCGACGCCAAGCTCCAGGAGTACCGCGGCAACCTGCCGCGGGCCGCGGTGGCCCTGGCCAAGGACTGGCGAACCGATCGCATCCTGCGCCGGCTCGAAGCGCTGCTGATCGTCGCCGACACCTCAACCACCCTGGTCCTCTCCGGGGCCGGTGACGTCATCGAACCGGACGACGGCATCGCCGCCATCGGCTCCGGTGGCCCCTATGCCCAGGCCGCGGCGCAGGCGTTGGTCGCCCACTCCACCCTGACGGCCGCCGCCATCGCGGAGGAGGCCCTGAAGATTGCCGCCGGCATCTGCATCTACACCAACGACCGGATCGCCGTGGAGGTCCTGCCGTGA